In a single window of the Danio rerio strain Tuebingen ecotype United States chromosome 20, GRCz12tu, whole genome shotgun sequence genome:
- the senp6a gene encoding sentrin-specific protease 6 isoform X4 — MERVSGQQELSSEGIKTPSSTKRFSANGSVETHDRRPHQLKPLNRTGKLSDAAHSVSMSPLPNRTSFLIMSPAPQAVVVQGRVFQHAQLSTPIRKLEHRSDLIQRGQMDSIVLTCPEISDPGDLSIKRRVHQKRRIGESPVTVSQVVEPLQPDDYLTVCGECGQPSEDHVKCDHCGFILPNETKPRPAIPSALLPRPSIRPQPASLQISKGFYECSQQLDVIVNPSVRITPGNLLFPHNGRPSGSLACNGHKAAGGAKQQLNKPCELNDPIVLSSDEDDESDNMSSTGTANRLDSVSPRPADSAHSSPAPSDGRLEAVVKAAGEHEDSSADFFTHTNHRNLLPRRNRMKDPFGNLVSDDATVSKRRKINQEQKLSSIILECRSVRIGTLRRMVTKPVVFTVDFIQLETEGREVDVLESVSLKSSELTRCEWCNVKKLPVLFLQTSDQECQRLQTQLQMSQDSGGIWYDCNGNNDEKYIVLIFEHGPSMHEQVILEDILTEIGRNNRLADFPSKISFDEANVRLVNYNKASLEKEKVKVEKAEVVAAPSSSALLATPSLSVVTVAVAPVNTAPAVPVPCAAPSVQTRLSARLQEFCDDDDEMAELQPTFTGPIIKLLVYPPPPAKGGITVTNEDLHCLSDGEFLNDVIIDFYLKYLFLEKLKKEDAARSHVFSSFFYKRLNQRERRNTVDTSSLPIQKRKHNRVKTWTRHVDLFQKDFIFVPINESAHWYLAVICFPGLESAQVEPNPLYQPQTAVSSSPPTDGASEQRDQFSQNTAGPHRADANQVQFTDGLRRIIEYSTEDDSHQSDDQSSCQDECSEDGALADDSGSFDRAEWTSKPTICKQPCILIMDSLRGPTRSTVVKTLREYLEVEWEVKKGSKRSFGKELMKGSSPRVPQQDNFSDCGVYVLQYVESFFESPLPSFHLPMNLLEWFPQQRMKTKREEIKDLILKLQTQQQLSLESSEQTDGAHSPYEDSLESADLIPSVSS; from the exons ATGGAGCGAGTGAGTGGCCAGCAGGAGCTTTCATCTGAGGGAATAAAG ACTCCTTCATCCACGAAGCGCTTCAGTGCTAACGGGTCTGTGGAGACTCATGATCGACGTCCACATCAGTTAAAACCCCTCAACAGAACCGGCAAGCTTAG TGACGCGGCTCATTCGGTCAGCATGTCTCCGCTCCCCAATCGAACCAGCTTTCTGATCATGAGTCCTGCGCCTCAAGCTGTGGTGGTTCAGGGGCGGGTCTTCCAGCATGCGCAGCTCTCTACTCCAATCAGAAAGCTAGAGCACAG ATCCGATTTGATCCAGAGAGGCCAGATGGACAGCATTGTTCTCACCTGTCCTGAGATTTCAG ATCCAGGAGACCTCAGTATTAAGAGACGTGTTCACCAGAAGCGGCGGATCGGTGAGAGTCCTGTGACTGTGAGCCAAGTGGTCGAG CCCCTTCAGCCTGACGATTACCTGACAGTGTGTGGTGAATGTGGCCAGCCGAGCGAGGACCATGTGAAATGTGACCACTGTGGGTTTATCCTCCCCAATGAGACTAAGCCCCGTCCTGCCATCCCGTCAGCGCTGCTCCCTCGGCCCTCTATTCGCCCGCAGCCTGCCAGCCTACAGATAAGTAAAGGCTTTTATGAGTGCTCTCAGCAGCTGGATGTGATCGTCAACCCCTCGGTGCGGATCACCCCTGGGAATCTGCTCTTCCCGCACAACGGCAGACCTTCCGGAAGCCTGGCCTGTAATGGACACAAGGCGGCCGGAGGAGCCAAGCAGCAGCTCAACAAACCGTGTGAATTAAATGACCCCA TTGTGCTGTCGAGTGATGAAGACGACGAGAGCGATAACATGAGCAGCACGGGGACAGCGAACCGATTGGACAGCGTGTCTCCGCGGCCGGCAGACTCCGCCCACTCCTCTCCAGCGCCCTCTGATGGACGGTTGGAGGCGGTGGTGAAAGCAGCAGGTGAACACGAGGATTCGAGCGCTgactttttcacacacacaaaccacaggAACCTGCTGCCCAGGAGGAACCGCATGAAAGATCCG TTTGGGAACCTTGTGTCCGATGATGCGACTGTTTCCAAGAGAAGGAAGATAAACCAGGAGCAGAAGTTGAGCAGTATTATTCTGGAGTGCAGGAGCGTGAGGATCGGCACACTGCGCAGGATGGTCACCAAACCTGTAGTG ttTACAGTGGATTTCATACAGCTGGAAACCGAAG GTCGTGAGGTGGACGTGTTGGAGAGCGTTTCTCTAAAGTCTTCAGAGCTGACCAGATGCGAGTGGTGTAACGTCAAGAAGCTGCCGGTTCTGTTTCTCCAGACCAGCGATCAGGAGTGTCAGCGTTTACAGACTCAGCTGCAGATGTCCCAGGACAGCGGAGGAATCTGGTACGACTGCAACGGCAACA ACGATGAGAAGTATATTGTATTGATCTTCGAGCACGGTCCCTCAATGCACGAGCAGGTGATTCTGGAGGATATCCTGACTGAAATCGGCAGAAACAACCGGCTGGCGGACTTCCCTTCCAAGATCAGCTTCGATGAGGCCAATGTTAGACTGGTTAACTACAACAAAGCCTCATTAGAGAAAGAAAAG GTTAAGGTGGAGAAAGCTGAAGTGGTAGCAGCGCCTTCATCTTCAGCGTTATTGGCCACGCCGTCTCTTTCAGTAGTGACAGTAGCTGTGGCCCCTGTGAATACAGCACCAGCAGTCCCTGTCCCGTGTGCAGCGCCCAGTGTGCAGACGCGCTTGTCTGCTCGGCTCCAGGAGTtctgtgatgatgatgacgagATGGCGGAGCTGCAGCCCACCTTCACCGGACCCATCATCAA GTTATTGGTTTACCCGCCACCGCCTGCTAAAGGAGGAATCACCGTGACCAATGAGGACCTGCACTGCCTGAGTGACGGAGAGTTCCTTAACGACGTCATCATTGACTTCTATCTCAA ATATCTGTTTTTGGAGAAGCTGAAGAAGGAAGATGCCGCCCGCAGTCACGTCTTCAGCTCCTTCTTCTACAAGAGGCTCAATCAGAGGGAGCGGAGAAACACTGTAGACACCTCCAGCCTGCC CATCCAGAAGAGGAAACACAACAGAGTGAAGACATGGACGCGCCACGTGGATCTCTTCCAGAAGGACTTCATCTTTGTGCCCATCAATGAGTC agCACACTGGTATCTGGCCGTAATCTGTTTTCCGGGTCTAGAGAGTGCTCAGGTTGAGCCGAACCCGCTGTATCAGCCTCAGACTGCGGTGTCCTCCAGTCCACCAACAGACGGAGCTTCAGAACAGCGGGACCAGTTCAGCCAGAACACAGCCGGCCCGCACAGAGCTGATGCAAACCAAGTACAGTTTACCG ACGGTTTGCGCAGAATAATCGAGTACAGCACAGAAGACGATTCCCATCAGTCTGATGACCAAAGCTCATGTCAG GATGAGTGCAGTGAGGATGGGGCATTGGCGGATGATTCTGGCAGCTTCGACAGAGCAGAGTGGACCTCCAAACCCACCATCTGCAAACA GCCTTGTATTCTGATCATGGATTCTCTGCGTGGACCAACCAGGTCAACCGTGGTGAAAACCTTACGAGA GTATCTAGAGGTGGAGTGGGAGGTGAAGAAAGGCTCTAAGAGGAGTTTCGGGAAAGAGCTGATGAAGGGTTCGAGTCCTCGTGTGCCGCAGCAGGACAACTTCAGTGACTGTGGAGTCTATGTGCTGCAGTACGTGGAGAGCTTCTTCGAG AGTCCCCTTCCAAGCTTTCACCTCCCGATGAATTTACTGGAGTGGTTTCCCCAACAGCGGATGAAGACCAAGCGGGAGGAGATCAAGGATCTGATCCTGAAGCTTCAGACTCAGCAGCAGCTCAGCCTGGAGAGCTCTGAACAGACGGACGGCGCTCACAGCCCTTACGAGGACTCTCTGGAGTCAGCAGACCTCATCCCATCAGTCAGCTCCTGA